ATAAGCCTCTTGATCATCTTGTCTGACATGCCAGACAATACATCCTTCACCTATCAGCTATTATAGTGTCTATGACTTCTTTATTCATCAAATAAGTTTAATTGTTTTGGTGCTAGCCCTTCATACGAAATGCCAAGTTCTTTTATAAAGAATTGGGCATTCCCCGCGGCGTGCCCACCTGAATTATTGTTAAAAATCACATAAGTGTCAGGAACTGAAGACCCTATTTTTCTTATATGCTCAGCTAATTCAGCTAATTCATGATGGGAATAATCATATAAATAACGGACATCCCGCCATTCCTGACCTTTCACTGGTTTCGTCCATGCCGCAACATTCCGTCCATGGAATCGTACAAAAGCTTTTTTAGTATTGGTCGTTTCTGGAATAAAGGGAATCGATCGTTCCCCTGCTTGAGGTTCATCACATATACTATGTATCCAGTTATCTTCTTTCATATAGTCGAGGGTTTTTTCTTTCATCTCTCCAGCGTACCATGATTGATGTCTAAATTCAAGAATAGCATCGAATTCACTTAATTGCTGGCGAACTAGCCGCAAATAATCCACATGTTTACGTTGACAATCAAACCAAGGTGGAAACTGACAAAGAACGCCTGCTAATTTCCCCGCCTTTTTTAATGGTTTTATGGCCGTGTTAAATGCCGCGAACATCTCTTCCTTCGTTTCAAAAGGAATATCTCCCCGCTGATGCCCTGTCATGCCTTGATAAGCTTTAACGACAAATTGAAAGGTCGGCGGAGTCTCATTTAACCATTTCATAATATTTCTTTCAGGTGGAATAGCGTAAAACGATGAATCTAATTCAACAATCGTGAAATGCCCTGCATATGCTTCAAGCTTCTTAGCAGCTGATGTGAGCCCTTCATAAAGTGTATAGTGATCTCCCCAACCACTAAGGCCGATGTTAATCTGACTCATGATATTAAGCTCCTTTAAATAGTCTAATGGTAACCTCACTATGACGGCTGTTGCTATTTAAAATGATAACAGAATCTCCTATTCATATCCATTAAAGAAAACCCATTCAACGCTCTAAGGACCCTATCCAGGATAACCTTTTCTGGCTTCACGTAATTTAACTCTCGTTTTTTGACTGAACTTCTTCTCATCTGCAGGGAACTGAACCAATTAAGTTACCACATCAGGAACAGATTAGAAACTGAGAGATGATAGATATTCTTTCAAATTTGCAAACCTTCTCGTTATCATCATTTAGTAGGAAGGTCATTAGACGACAGCCAATCCATCAATTGGTTATACAAATAATAGTTTGTCCCTTTAAGCTCTACCTTAGGCGGATTAGGGTATTTATGTAATAAGTCTTCTACTTCGCCTTGACTTACATTAAGATAGAATTTTAAATCGCTTTCTTTTATTAAGAGATTATAATTGTGCCCTTTATCTGGACGGCTAAAATTTTGTAAGCCTTTTCCTATAAAGTATCCCATAATACTAAATCCAATAGCTAATAAGAATAACCCAAAAGCCACTCCATCCATTTTGTTTTCTCCTCTCTATTTATCAATTTGCCTAGGCAGTTGATCAACCAACAATTCCCTTCTAATTTTAGCATATATTTTACTAAAATACCCCATAAATGAGCATGTGATTTCTATATTAAACACTTTATAACAGCAGTCACTTTTTCAGTGATAAGCCTTACATATTAACATTTTTCTAACGGGTTTTAATTAAATAAATAGACACAATAGAAATAGGGGAGGAAAGGGGAAGATGAAGTAAAGAACATCACTCAAAGCTATTATGAAGTTAATCCTTAAATGTTTTAAGGGTTATAGCCCCCCTCCTCAACGCGTAGGTGAGAACTTTTAATCAGGTGGCGTTGAGACGCCATGCTGAAACGAGTTCGCTTTCGTGCAAATTAAAACTTTAACCCATTAAATTGATTCAAGCTAGTCACATATTGATAATAACTTCTCACCTTTTAGAACAAAATAGCTGCTCACTGACAGCCCTTTAATTTCCCAAAAATGATTTAGGTATTACTGGCACCCAAAGCTCATTATTAGGTACTCTATCAGGTGCTAAATAATTCTCAATGCAAGGTAAGTCTGCCAATTCATAGCCGGAAGTAGGTAGCCACTCGGTATATAGACGCTTCCAGGCGTCAGTAATATTCGGGAAAACAGCCCATGTACTTTTAGGTATCACTATTTTTTCCATATCATTAACGACTTTGTTCGTATAACGGCAACCCATAAAGTAATCAAACTCTTCATCCGTGATAATTCCCTGTTTTCCACACACACCTACAATTCCTTCTATTTTACATTGTGGATTCTCCCATGACATGTCTATAAGTCGTTGTAATAATCCCTCCTCATTTGCCCTTTTCCATAATTCTGGGATTCTATTAGGAGCATCCTTAGTCATAACTTTTTGTTTAACTCCCACAATCTCAACATCACAATCTAACACTTCGATTCTATAGTCCATTTCTACATCCCCTTTTATTGTCATTTGAAAAGATAGTCTTGGGAAGGCTTTTAATTTAATCCCTCTACTACGGGCTACTGTTGGAGTAACCCCATGGAGGTTTTTAAAAGCACGACTGAAAGCATCTGGAGAATCATATCCATACTTAAGAGCAAGGTCAATAATTCGAATGTCAGAGTTATTTTGAAGTTCAAATGCAGCTTGTGATAAACGTCTACGCCGAATATATTCTGATAAAGATCCTCCTGTCATTGACGAGAACATTCTTGGAAAATGATACTCAGGGCAGCAAGCCAGCTTTGCTACTTCTTTAGCATCTATATCATTCGATAAATTTAGTTCAATATAATCTATTGCTCTATTTAATCTCTCTATCCAATCCATTGATCTCTCCTTTCCACAGCTAATCCTATAAGAAAAAAGGTTTTTTTGTCCGTCATTTCGTGCACAAAAAATGACGGGTATAGTTACTGACCAATCTCATTCTATTAATTATATAAAGCTAAGCTTCAATCAGTGGTTCATCCCCCCACTGATTGTTCGTTTAACTTATGGGACCTTTAGGGGCAGTTTATCCCCCACCTAAACTTTTCGACCTTCTTAAGTTTTGACGTGGGGGTTTTACTGCCCCTTAAGAGTGGGATAAAGGAAACCACTCCTTAAACACTTCCACAAGAAATGATAATTCATACGTGCCATCTGTTTGTAGTTTTGAGCCAGGGGCCAGACAAGTAATGAAAATGTTTTCAACCACTCTATTATATAACCTTCAATCTACTATTACATCTTCCAATTGTAATAATTAATACACATCTCATCCTTTTATAATATCTTAGTTTCGTTCTTTCCCAATTTCTCTTTACCAAGTTCGTATAATAGTGCCTAGTCATTAAAATACATAATTTCACATATTGGCAGATGTCATTAATCCATTCTCCTTATTTATCAACTAACTAACAATAAATGAGCAGTAATTAAACTCTTTATTAAATTGGATTTATAATAAAGATGTGTTAACCTAAAATTAGACATTACATAGATTTTATGTATGTTATGTTACATGTAACTTATTCATTTCTTGACAGAACAAAATAATGGAGGTAGTGATTTTGAATATTTCAACTAAAATGAAAAATCAATTATTATCTCAATCCCCCCCAACAGATCTTTTTAATAGCCGTCATTTTGAAAACGTTAAGTTACCTTGTGAAGAGGCAAAGACATTACCTAGTTGGTGCTACACGTCAGATAAATGGTATAACAAAGAAGTCGAAAAGATCATTTTGCCTTCTTGGCATTTTGTAGGTCATATAAGCGAATTGGAAAATATCGGCGACTATAAAACGATCGATTTTCAGAAATATAAGCTTTTAATTATAAAAGGAAAAGACAATGTTATTAGAGCTTTTCATAACTCTTGCAGGCATAGAGGTTCAAAACTTCTTAAAGAGCATGGAAACTGTAAATCGATTCGATGTTGTTACCATAGTTGGAATTATGCAATAGATGGGACTCTTACAAGCGCCCCTTATATGGAAAATATAAAGAAAGAAGAAAATGGTTTACTAAATATCCACTGTCAAGTAGCACAAGGTTTAATTTTTATAAATTTAAACGATAATCCCATCCCACTTGAAGAGTACTTAGGCGACTTCATAGAAAATATCAAACCATATTCACTTGAACAGATGACATGTGTAAAGACTAAAGAATACACTCTTGATTCTAACTGGAAACTATACATTGAAGTAGATATGGAAACATATCATACGCCTCATATTCATACACATTCTATAGGAAAGCAACTAGTTGAGGACGTAATTGGTAGTGGTGATTGGGTATCTGTTTACCACCCATCGGAAAGGACGGTTGCTCTAGCTCCTGAAGATCGAACTAAAGGATTCCCCCACATTTCAGGCTTATACGGAAGAGCTGCAAAGGGTATTTTTTTTACTGTTATCTTCCCTGGTTTTTTTATTGTAACAGCCCAAGATTCTATGTGGTGGATTCATAAAATCCCCGAAGGTCCAGAAAAAACAAAAGTAAAAATTGGCTACTGTTTCCCTAAAGAAACAACTAACAGATCAGATTTTAAAGAAAAAGCAGAACTCTATTTTAGAAGGTGGGACCAAGTTATTGATGAAGATAATTGGATAACCGAGTTCCAACAAGAAGCTATTAGATCAAGCATACCTGGCCATTATT
The Salipaludibacillus sp. LMS25 DNA segment above includes these coding regions:
- a CDS encoding aromatic ring-hydroxylating dioxygenase subunit alpha, whose protein sequence is MNISTKMKNQLLSQSPPTDLFNSRHFENVKLPCEEAKTLPSWCYTSDKWYNKEVEKIILPSWHFVGHISELENIGDYKTIDFQKYKLLIIKGKDNVIRAFHNSCRHRGSKLLKEHGNCKSIRCCYHSWNYAIDGTLTSAPYMENIKKEENGLLNIHCQVAQGLIFINLNDNPIPLEEYLGDFIENIKPYSLEQMTCVKTKEYTLDSNWKLYIEVDMETYHTPHIHTHSIGKQLVEDVIGSGDWVSVYHPSERTVALAPEDRTKGFPHISGLYGRAAKGIFFTVIFPGFFIVTAQDSMWWIHKIPEGPEKTKVKIGYCFPKETTNRSDFKEKAELYFRRWDQVIDEDNWITEFQQEAIRSSIPGHYSHLESVVHKLDNWIIERVID
- a CDS encoding DNA-binding protein, with protein sequence MDGVAFGLFLLAIGFSIMGYFIGKGLQNFSRPDKGHNYNLLIKESDLKFYLNVSQGEVEDLLHKYPNPPKVELKGTNYYLYNQLMDWLSSNDLPTK
- a CDS encoding AraC family transcriptional regulator, whose protein sequence is MDWIERLNRAIDYIELNLSNDIDAKEVAKLACCPEYHFPRMFSSMTGGSLSEYIRRRRLSQAAFELQNNSDIRIIDLALKYGYDSPDAFSRAFKNLHGVTPTVARSRGIKLKAFPRLSFQMTIKGDVEMDYRIEVLDCDVEIVGVKQKVMTKDAPNRIPELWKRANEEGLLQRLIDMSWENPQCKIEGIVGVCGKQGIITDEEFDYFMGCRYTNKVVNDMEKIVIPKSTWAVFPNITDAWKRLYTEWLPTSGYELADLPCIENYLAPDRVPNNELWVPVIPKSFLGN
- a CDS encoding DUF72 domain-containing protein, with amino-acid sequence MSQINIGLSGWGDHYTLYEGLTSAAKKLEAYAGHFTIVELDSSFYAIPPERNIMKWLNETPPTFQFVVKAYQGMTGHQRGDIPFETKEEMFAAFNTAIKPLKKAGKLAGVLCQFPPWFDCQRKHVDYLRLVRQQLSEFDAILEFRHQSWYAGEMKEKTLDYMKEDNWIHSICDEPQAGERSIPFIPETTNTKKAFVRFHGRNVAAWTKPVKGQEWRDVRYLYDYSHHELAELAEHIRKIGSSVPDTYVIFNNNSGGHAAGNAQFFIKELGISYEGLAPKQLNLFDE